One region of Duncaniella freteri genomic DNA includes:
- the pgeF gene encoding peptidoglycan editing factor PgeF — protein MRLTTDTPIHELLRDGNVTAYYTSRGNYATTEEARYNGFNVCHYTGDSYEHTDICLKQLSLATGVSPEKIIFPHQVHSNDVSVITSVPWHKESLESTDAIVTNVRGIIIGVNTADCVPVAFSDSRAGIIGIAHAGWRGAANGITENTLTAMLDLGASPESIKVAMGPSICMSCFEVGTEVADRFDNTCVDRTSWDKPHVSIHRHITKSLINQGIPESNIAGFDNSLCTRCHPDTFFSARKLGVNSGRVFTFISMQ, from the coding sequence ATGCGATTAACGACCGACACTCCAATACACGAACTCTTGCGTGACGGTAATGTCACTGCATACTATACCTCACGAGGGAATTACGCCACCACCGAAGAAGCCCGATACAATGGGTTCAACGTGTGTCATTACACCGGCGACTCCTATGAGCACACTGACATATGCCTGAAACAACTTTCCTTGGCTACAGGTGTGAGCCCTGAAAAAATAATCTTCCCGCATCAGGTGCATTCAAACGATGTATCCGTAATAACATCCGTCCCATGGCATAAGGAGTCTTTAGAAAGCACCGATGCCATAGTTACTAACGTCCGAGGGATAATCATCGGTGTCAATACCGCCGACTGCGTGCCTGTGGCATTCTCCGACTCTCGTGCAGGGATAATAGGCATAGCACATGCCGGATGGCGAGGTGCGGCAAACGGCATAACAGAAAACACTCTGACAGCCATGCTCGATTTGGGAGCAAGCCCGGAGAGCATAAAAGTAGCCATGGGTCCATCTATCTGCATGTCATGTTTTGAAGTAGGCACCGAAGTCGCAGACAGGTTTGACAATACATGCGTTGACCGCACATCCTGGGACAAACCTCACGTATCCATCCACCGTCATATCACAAAATCGCTTATCAATCAGGGGATTCCCGAATCAAATATAGCTGGTTTCGACAACAGTCTGTGCACACGTTGCCACCCGGACACATTCTTCTCAGCCAGGAAACTTGGAGTCAACTCCGGAAGAGTTTTCACATTTATATCCATGCAATAG
- a CDS encoding DMT family transporter: MKDFNLKGHAAMLGANTMWGLMAPVAKMVMAAGIVSPLLMTNFRILGAALLFWTASLFVPNEKVPPRDLLLMAGAAMLGILFNQGCYVFGVGFTSPGEASIITTTMPLWVMVLAALILGEPITLKKIGGIVLGATGALILVLGAAKSGAKGDNPTLGDLLVLTAQISYALYLTFYRNFIKKYSVVTLMKWMFTFASIAILPVSIGTMMSTSWDAFTSREVFGVGYVVFFATFLSYICVMIGQKNLRPTLVGMYNYVQPIVASCVGIWLGLDVVTFPKLVAVLLIFTGVFLVTISKAAPHDVVRAHSGKPA; this comes from the coding sequence ATGAAGGATTTTAATCTCAAAGGGCACGCGGCTATGCTGGGTGCGAATACGATGTGGGGGCTTATGGCTCCGGTGGCTAAGATGGTGATGGCGGCAGGGATAGTGTCGCCGTTGCTTATGACCAATTTCCGGATTCTCGGAGCTGCGTTGCTGTTCTGGACAGCCTCCCTTTTTGTGCCCAACGAGAAAGTGCCTCCGCGCGATCTTTTGCTTATGGCCGGGGCGGCTATGCTCGGGATACTTTTCAATCAGGGCTGCTACGTGTTTGGAGTCGGGTTCACTTCTCCTGGCGAGGCATCTATAATCACTACCACTATGCCGCTGTGGGTTATGGTGCTTGCCGCTCTGATACTTGGCGAGCCGATCACTCTTAAAAAGATTGGCGGAATAGTGCTTGGGGCCACTGGCGCGCTGATATTGGTGCTTGGTGCTGCGAAGTCCGGTGCCAAGGGTGATAATCCTACTCTCGGCGATCTCCTTGTCCTCACAGCTCAGATCAGTTACGCGCTTTATCTGACTTTCTACAGGAACTTTATCAAGAAGTATTCGGTGGTGACGCTCATGAAGTGGATGTTTACTTTTGCGTCGATTGCGATTCTTCCGGTTTCGATAGGGACTATGATGTCGACTTCCTGGGATGCTTTCACCTCGCGTGAGGTGTTTGGTGTTGGTTATGTTGTGTTCTTTGCCACATTCCTGTCGTATATATGCGTGATGATCGGGCAGAAAAATCTGCGTCCGACGCTCGTAGGCATGTACAATTATGTTCAGCCTATTGTGGCTTCCTGCGTAGGTATATGGCTTGGGCTTGATGTTGTCACCTTCCCGAAACTGGTAGCTGTGTTGCTTATATTCACGGGAGTGTTTCTCGTCACTATAAGCAAGGCGGCACCGCATGATGTGGTGCGCGCTCATTCCGGTAAGCCTGCCTGA